A window from Cryptomeria japonica chromosome 1, Sugi_1.0, whole genome shotgun sequence encodes these proteins:
- the LOC131858550 gene encoding translocase of chloroplast 34, chloroplastic-like, whose product MASQQGREWMGIQQFPVATQNALYGLLSKLKQEVADMKCIQDVNSLTILVMGKGSVGKSSTVNSLVNAFQAEAMRPVLCSRSRAGFTLNIIDTPGLIEGGFVNDHALDLIKRFLTNKIIDVLLYVDWLDSYQVDNLDKQIVKAISDTFGKQIWQRSLVVFTHAQLSPPNGLSYADFVERRSAALHDAILEAAGFKKSNIQVTYNHTMDANIFFDSPS is encoded by the exons ATGGCATCTCAACAGGGCCGGGAGTGGATGGGTATTCAGCAATTTCCAGTTGCTACCCAGAATGCACTATATGGGTTGCTGAGTAAATTGAAGCAAGAGGTTGCTGA CATGAAATGCATTCAAGATGTGAACTCTCTTACTATTCTTGTTATGGGAAAAGGCAGTGTGGGAAAGTCTTCAACAGTTAACTCTCTTGTCAATGCCTTCCAG GCTGAGGCAATGCGACCTGTATTATGTTCAAGGTCAAGAGCAGGTTTTACATTAAATATAATTGACACACCAGGGTTAATAGAAGGTGGTTTTGTAAACGATCATGCTCTCGACCTTATAAAAAG GTTTCTGACAAACAAGATTATTGATGTCCTTCTTTATGTGGATTGGTTGGATAGTTATCAAGTTGATAACTTGGATAAACAAATTGTCAAGGCCATTTCTGATACTTTTGGAAAACAAATATGGCAGAGAAGCCTGGTGGTCTTTACACATGCTCAGCTCTCTCCTCCAAATGGCTTAAGTTATGCTGACTTTGTTGAAAGGAGATCAGCTGCATTGCATGATGCAATTCTTGAAGCAGCTGGGTTCAAGAAATCTAATATCCAGGTGACTTACAATCAtactatggatgcaaatatatttTTTGATTCCCCTAGTTGA